A portion of the Pseudomonas sp. PSE14 genome contains these proteins:
- the hisC gene encoding histidinol-phosphate transaminase yields MSCDFLALAQPGVQKLSPYVPGKPVDELARELKLDPAGIIKLASNENPLGPSPKALEAIRAELAELTRYPDGNGFELKSRLAARCGVGTAQVTLGNGSNDILDLVARAYLAPGLNAVFSQYAFAVYPISTQAVGAQGKVVPAKEWGHDLEAMLAAIDANTRVVFIANPNNPTGTWFGPDALERFLSQVPENVLVVLDEAYIEYAEGEELPNGLKYLARYPNLLVSRTFSKAYGLASLRVGYAISSAQVADVLNRVRQPFNVNSLALAAACAALDDVEYLAEGKRINDEGMAQLENGLRALDLQWIPSKGNFIAVDLKRDAGPVYQALLAEGVIVRPVGGYGMPQHLRISIGLPAENARFLEALAKVLARA; encoded by the coding sequence ATGTCGTGTGATTTCCTTGCCCTGGCTCAGCCGGGCGTGCAGAAGCTTTCCCCCTATGTGCCCGGCAAGCCGGTCGATGAGCTGGCCCGTGAGCTGAAGCTCGATCCTGCCGGCATCATCAAGCTGGCCAGCAACGAGAACCCGCTGGGCCCGAGCCCGAAGGCGCTCGAAGCGATCCGCGCCGAACTGGCCGAGCTGACCCGCTATCCCGACGGCAACGGCTTCGAGCTGAAGAGCCGCCTGGCCGCTCGCTGTGGCGTCGGCACCGCGCAGGTGACTCTGGGCAACGGCTCCAACGACATCCTCGATCTGGTCGCCCGCGCCTACCTCGCGCCCGGCCTGAACGCCGTGTTCAGCCAGTACGCCTTCGCCGTCTACCCGATCTCCACCCAGGCCGTCGGCGCCCAGGGCAAGGTCGTGCCGGCCAAGGAATGGGGCCATGACCTGGAAGCCATGCTGGCGGCCATCGATGCCAACACCCGCGTGGTCTTCATCGCCAACCCGAACAACCCCACCGGCACCTGGTTCGGCCCGGATGCGCTGGAGCGCTTCCTGTCGCAGGTTCCGGAGAACGTCCTGGTGGTGCTGGACGAGGCCTACATCGAGTACGCCGAAGGCGAGGAACTGCCGAATGGCCTGAAGTACCTGGCCCGCTACCCGAACCTGCTGGTTTCGCGCACCTTCTCCAAGGCCTATGGCCTGGCGTCGCTGCGTGTCGGCTACGCGATCTCCTCGGCGCAGGTCGCCGACGTGCTCAACCGCGTGCGCCAGCCGTTCAACGTCAACAGCCTGGCCCTGGCCGCCGCCTGCGCCGCACTGGACGACGTCGAGTACCTGGCCGAAGGCAAGCGCATCAATGACGAAGGCATGGCCCAGCTGGAAAACGGCCTGCGCGCACTGGACCTTCAGTGGATTCCTTCCAAGGGCAACTTCATCGCCGTGGACCTCAAGCGCGACGCCGGCCCGGTCTACCAGGCCCTGCTCGCCGAAGGCGTGATCGTCCGCCCGGTCGGCGGCTACGGTATGCCGCAGCACCTGCGCATCTCCATCGGCCTGCCGGCCGAGAACGCCCGCTTCCTCGAAGCGCTGGCCAAGGTGCTTGCCCGTGCCTGA
- the pheA gene encoding prephenate dehydratase, whose amino-acid sequence MSDADQLKALRVRIDSLDEKILELISERARCATDVARVKMASLAEGEKPVFYRPEREAWVLKHIMELNKGPLDNEEVARLFREIMSSCLALEQPLKVAYLGPEGTFTQAAALKHFGHAVISTPMAAIDEVFREVAAGAVNFGVVPVENSTEGAVNHTLDSFLEHDLVICGEVELRIHHHLLVGENTKTNNITRIYSHAQSLAQCRKWLDAHYPNVERVAVSSNADAAKRVKSEWNSAAIAGDMAASLYGLDKLHEKIEDRPDNSTRFLMIGNQEVPPTGDDKTSIIVSMRNKPGALHELLVPFHTNGIDLTRIETRPSRSGKWTYVFFIDFVGHHKDPLIKDVLEKISSEAVALKVLGSYPKAVL is encoded by the coding sequence ATGAGCGACGCTGACCAGCTCAAGGCTTTGCGCGTACGCATCGACAGCCTCGACGAGAAGATCCTCGAGCTGATCAGCGAACGCGCCCGCTGCGCCACCGACGTGGCGCGCGTGAAGATGGCCTCCCTGGCCGAAGGCGAGAAGCCGGTGTTCTACCGGCCCGAGCGCGAGGCCTGGGTGCTCAAGCACATCATGGAGCTGAACAAGGGCCCGCTGGACAACGAGGAAGTCGCTCGTCTGTTCCGCGAGATCATGTCCTCCTGCCTCGCCCTGGAGCAGCCGCTGAAAGTGGCCTACCTCGGCCCGGAAGGCACCTTCACCCAGGCCGCTGCGCTCAAGCACTTCGGCCACGCGGTGATCAGCACCCCGATGGCCGCCATCGACGAAGTGTTCCGCGAAGTCGCCGCCGGCGCGGTGAACTTCGGCGTGGTGCCTGTGGAAAACTCCACCGAAGGCGCGGTCAACCATACCCTCGACAGCTTCCTCGAGCATGACCTGGTGATCTGCGGCGAGGTGGAACTGCGCATCCACCATCACCTGCTGGTGGGGGAGAACACCAAGACCAACAACATCACCCGCATCTACTCCCACGCCCAGTCCCTGGCCCAGTGCCGCAAGTGGCTGGATGCGCACTACCCGAACGTCGAGCGCGTGGCGGTCTCCAGCAACGCCGACGCCGCCAAGCGGGTGAAGAGCGAATGGAACAGCGCGGCCATCGCCGGCGACATGGCCGCCAGCCTGTACGGCCTGGACAAGCTGCACGAGAAGATCGAGGACCGCCCGGACAACTCCACGCGCTTCCTCATGATCGGCAACCAGGAAGTACCGCCCACCGGCGACGACAAGACCTCCATCATCGTCTCCATGCGCAACAAGCCGGGTGCGCTGCATGAGCTGTTGGTGCCGTTCCACACCAACGGTATCGACCTGACCCGCATCGAGACCCGCCCGTCGCGCAGCGGCAAGTGGACCTACGTGTTCTTCATCGACTTCGTCGGCCACCACAAGGACCCGCTGATCAAGGACGTGCTGGAAAAGATCAGCAGCGAAGCCGTTGCCCTGAAGGTGCTGGGTTCCTACCCCAAAGCGGTTCTCTGA
- the serC gene encoding 3-phosphoserine/phosphohydroxythreonine transaminase yields MSKRAFNFCAGPAALPTEVLERARAELLDWQGKGLSVMEMSHRSDDYVAIAEKAEQDLRDLMNVPSNYKVLFLQGGASQQFAEIPLNLLPEDGVADYVETGIWSKKAIEEARRFGNVNVVASASKYDYFAIPGQNEWNLSKDAAYLHYASNETIGGLEFDWVPEVGDVPLVVDMSSDILSRPTDVSKFGLIYAGAQKNIGPSGLVVVIVREDLLGRARSICPTMLNYKVAADNGSMYNTPATYSWYLSGLVFQWLKEQGGVDAMEKRNRAKKDMLYSFIDSSDFYTNPIQPSARSWMNVPFRLADEKLDKAFLEGADARGLLNLKGHRSVGGMRASIYNALGLDAIEALVGYMAEFEKEHG; encoded by the coding sequence GTGAGCAAGCGAGCCTTTAACTTCTGCGCCGGTCCCGCGGCGCTTCCCACCGAGGTGCTGGAGCGCGCCCGCGCCGAACTGCTGGATTGGCAGGGCAAGGGCCTGTCGGTCATGGAGATGAGCCACCGTAGCGACGACTACGTGGCCATCGCCGAGAAGGCCGAGCAGGACCTGCGCGACCTGATGAACGTGCCGTCGAACTACAAGGTGCTGTTCCTGCAGGGCGGCGCCAGTCAGCAGTTCGCCGAGATCCCGCTGAACCTGCTGCCCGAAGACGGCGTGGCGGATTACGTGGAAACCGGCATCTGGTCGAAGAAGGCCATCGAAGAGGCTCGCCGCTTCGGCAACGTCAACGTGGTTGCCAGCGCGTCCAAGTACGACTACTTCGCCATCCCCGGGCAGAACGAGTGGAACCTGTCCAAGGACGCCGCCTACCTGCACTACGCGTCCAACGAGACCATCGGCGGCCTGGAATTCGACTGGGTTCCGGAAGTCGGCGACGTTCCGCTGGTGGTGGATATGTCCTCGGACATCCTCTCCCGCCCGACCGACGTGTCGAAGTTCGGCCTGATCTACGCCGGCGCGCAGAAGAACATCGGCCCGTCCGGGCTGGTAGTCGTCATCGTTCGCGAAGACCTGCTGGGCCGTGCCCGCAGCATCTGCCCGACCATGCTCAACTACAAGGTCGCCGCCGATAACGGCTCCATGTACAACACTCCGGCTACCTACTCCTGGTACCTCTCCGGCCTGGTCTTCCAGTGGCTGAAGGAGCAGGGCGGCGTCGACGCCATGGAGAAGCGCAACCGCGCGAAGAAGGACATGCTGTATTCCTTCATCGACAGCAGCGACTTCTACACCAACCCGATCCAGCCCAGCGCCCGCTCCTGGATGAACGTGCCGTTCCGCCTGGCCGACGAGAAGCTCGACAAGGCCTTCCTCGAAGGCGCCGACGCGCGCGGCCTGCTCAACCTGAAAGGCCACCGTTCGGTGGGCGGCATGCGTGCCTCCATCTATAACGCCCTGGGCCTGGACGCCATTGAAGCCCTGGTCGGCTACATGGCCGAGTTCGAGAAGGAGCACGGCTGA
- the gyrA gene encoding DNA gyrase subunit A, translating into MGELAKEILPVNIEDELRQSYLDYAMSVIVGRALPDARDGLKPVHRRVLYAMSELGNDWNKPYKKSARVVGDVIGKYHPHGDTAVYDTIVRMAQPFSLRYMLVDGQGNFGSVDGDNAAAMRYTEVRMAKLAHELLADLDKETVDWVPNYDGTEQIPAVMPTKIPNLLVNGSSGIAVGMATNIPPHNLTEVIDGCLALMDNPELSIDDLMNYIPGPDFPTAGIINGRAGIIEAYRTGRGRIYIRARATIEDMEKGGNRQQIIITELPYQLNKARLIEKIAELVKEKKIEGITELRDESDKDGMRVVIELRRGEVGEVVLNNLYAQTQLQSVFGINVVALVDGQPRTMNLKEMLEVFIRHRREVVTRRTVYELRKARERGHILEGQAVALSNIDPVIELIKTSPTPAEAKERLIATAWESSAVEAMVERAGADSCRPEDLDPQYGLRDGKYYLSPEQAQAILELRLHRLTGLEHEKLLSEYQEILTLIGELIRILTSPERLMEVIREELEKVKAEFGDARRTEIVASQMDLTIADLITEEERVVTISHGGYAKSQPLAAYEAQRRGGKGKSASGVKDEDYIEHLLVANSHATLLLFSSKGKVYWLRTFEIPEASRTARGRPLVNLLPLDEGERITAMLQIDLEAVRAQFAGEDGDDDDVVAEQVAEVVETEEAEEGDDADFSQDEPTGAYIFMATMKGTVKKTPLIQFTKPRSNGLIALKLEEGDSLIAAAITDGSKDVMMFSNAGKVIRFKESKVRIMGRNARGVRGMRLAEDQRIISMLIPECREAQILTASERGYGKRTPLADYPRRGRGGQGVIAMVINERNGNLVGAVQVLDGEEIMLISDQGTLVRTRVDEVRGAGRNTQGVILIKLAADETVVGLERVQEPTVVEDDVIDGEIVEGEVADENQEAGEAAAEEAPQASED; encoded by the coding sequence ATGGGCGAACTGGCCAAAGAAATCCTCCCGGTCAACATCGAAGACGAACTCCGACAGTCCTACCTCGATTACGCCATGAGCGTGATCGTCGGTCGTGCCCTGCCCGATGCGCGCGACGGCTTGAAGCCCGTGCATCGCCGCGTCCTGTACGCCATGAGCGAACTGGGCAACGACTGGAACAAGCCCTACAAGAAATCCGCCCGTGTGGTCGGCGACGTGATCGGTAAGTACCACCCGCACGGCGACACCGCGGTGTACGACACCATCGTCCGCATGGCCCAGCCCTTCTCGCTGCGCTACATGCTGGTCGATGGCCAGGGCAACTTCGGTTCGGTGGACGGCGACAACGCCGCGGCCATGCGATACACCGAAGTGCGCATGGCCAAGCTCGCCCATGAGCTGCTCGCCGACCTGGACAAGGAAACCGTCGATTGGGTGCCCAACTATGACGGCACCGAGCAGATCCCGGCGGTCATGCCGACCAAGATCCCGAACCTGCTGGTCAACGGTTCCAGCGGTATCGCCGTGGGCATGGCGACCAACATTCCGCCGCACAACCTCACCGAGGTGATCGACGGCTGCCTGGCGCTGATGGACAACCCCGAGCTGTCCATCGACGACCTGATGAACTACATCCCCGGCCCGGACTTCCCGACCGCGGGCATCATCAACGGCCGTGCGGGCATCATCGAGGCCTATCGCACCGGTCGTGGCCGCATCTATATCCGTGCCCGCGCCACCATCGAGGACATGGAAAAGGGCGGCAACCGCCAGCAGATCATCATCACCGAGCTGCCCTACCAGCTGAACAAGGCCCGCCTGATCGAGAAGATCGCGGAGCTGGTGAAAGAGAAGAAGATCGAAGGCATCACCGAGCTGCGCGACGAGTCCGACAAGGACGGCATGCGCGTGGTCATCGAGCTGCGCCGCGGCGAAGTGGGCGAGGTCGTGCTGAACAACCTCTACGCCCAGACCCAGCTGCAGAGTGTCTTCGGCATCAACGTGGTGGCCCTGGTCGACGGCCAGCCGCGCACGATGAACCTCAAGGAAATGCTCGAGGTCTTCATCCGCCACCGCCGTGAAGTGGTGACCCGCCGGACCGTCTACGAGCTGCGCAAGGCCCGCGAACGCGGCCACATCCTGGAAGGTCAGGCCGTCGCCCTGTCGAACATCGACCCGGTGATCGAGCTTATCAAGACCTCGCCGACCCCGGCCGAAGCCAAGGAACGCCTGATCGCCACCGCCTGGGAATCCAGCGCCGTGGAAGCCATGGTCGAGCGCGCCGGCGCCGACTCCTGCCGTCCGGAAGACCTGGACCCGCAGTACGGCCTGCGCGACGGCAAGTACTACCTGTCGCCGGAGCAGGCCCAGGCCATCCTGGAACTGCGCCTGCATCGCCTGACCGGCCTGGAGCACGAGAAGCTCCTGTCCGAGTACCAGGAAATCCTCACCCTGATCGGTGAATTGATCCGCATCCTGACCAGCCCCGAGCGCCTGATGGAAGTCATTCGCGAAGAGCTGGAGAAGGTGAAGGCGGAGTTCGGCGACGCCCGCCGCACCGAGATCGTCGCGTCGCAGATGGACCTGACCATCGCCGACCTGATCACCGAAGAAGAGCGTGTGGTGACCATCTCCCACGGCGGCTACGCCAAGTCCCAGCCGCTGGCCGCCTACGAGGCCCAGCGTCGCGGTGGCAAGGGCAAGTCCGCCAGCGGCGTGAAGGACGAGGACTACATCGAGCACCTGCTGGTCGCCAACAGCCACGCCACCCTGCTGCTGTTCTCCAGCAAGGGCAAGGTCTACTGGCTGCGCACCTTCGAGATCCCGGAAGCCTCCCGTACCGCCCGTGGCCGTCCGCTGGTGAACCTGCTGCCGCTGGACGAAGGCGAGCGCATCACCGCGATGCTACAGATCGACCTGGAAGCCGTGCGCGCCCAGTTCGCCGGTGAAGACGGCGATGATGACGACGTGGTCGCCGAGCAGGTCGCCGAAGTGGTGGAAACCGAAGAGGCCGAAGAGGGCGACGACGCCGACTTCAGCCAGGACGAGCCGACCGGCGCGTACATCTTCATGGCCACCATGAAAGGCACCGTGAAGAAGACCCCGCTGATCCAGTTCACCAAGCCGCGCTCCAACGGCCTGATCGCCCTGAAGCTGGAAGAGGGCGACTCGCTGATCGCCGCCGCCATCACCGACGGTTCGAAGGACGTGATGATGTTCTCCAACGCCGGCAAGGTGATCCGCTTCAAGGAAAGCAAGGTGCGCATCATGGGCCGTAACGCCCGTGGCGTGCGCGGCATGCGCCTGGCCGAAGACCAGCGCATCATCTCCATGCTGATCCCGGAATGCCGCGAGGCGCAGATCCTCACCGCTTCCGAGCGCGGTTACGGCAAGCGCACCCCGCTGGCCGACTACCCGCGCCGCGGCCGTGGTGGCCAGGGCGTGATCGCCATGGTGATCAACGAGCGTAACGGCAACCTGGTCGGCGCCGTGCAGGTGCTGGATGGCGAGGAAATCATGCTGATTTCCGACCAGGGCACCCTGGTGCGTACCCGCGTCGACGAAGTTCGCGGTGCGGGCCGTAACACCCAGGGCGTGATCCTCATCAAGCTGGCCGCCGACGAGACCGTCGTGGGCCTGGAGCGGGTGCAGGAGCCTACCGTCGTGGAAGACGACGTCATCGACGGCGAGATCGTCGAAGGCGAAGTAGCGGACGAGAACCAAGAAGCAGGCGAAGCTGCGGCTGAAGAAGCCCCGCAGGCCAGCGAAGACTGA
- the mtnA gene encoding S-methyl-5-thioribose-1-phosphate isomerase, with protein MRERLLAAERVTAIDWRKGTLRLLDQRLLPLEETWLTYESAEGVAEAIRQMVVRGAPAIGIAAAYGVVLGLRARLASGGDWRAALEEDFTLLAESRPTAVNLFWALNRMRDRLERLKPGEDPMPVLEAEAIAIHESDREANLTMAQLGVELIRKQHSGPQKILTHCNTGALATGGFGTALGVIRAAHLEGLIERVYADETRPWLQGARLTAWELANENVPVTLNADAAAAHLMKTESITWVIVGADRITANGDVANKIGTYQLAVNAMHHGVRFMVVAPSSTIDMSLESGEDIPIEERDGRELLEIGGKRVAAEVDAFNPVFDVTPADLIDAIVTERGVVERPDAERMAQLMSRKRLH; from the coding sequence ATGCGTGAGCGACTGTTGGCGGCCGAACGGGTTACGGCCATTGATTGGCGCAAGGGGACCCTCCGCCTGCTGGACCAGCGCCTGTTGCCGCTGGAAGAAACCTGGCTGACCTATGAAAGTGCCGAAGGCGTGGCCGAGGCCATCCGCCAGATGGTGGTGCGTGGCGCGCCGGCCATCGGCATTGCCGCCGCCTATGGCGTGGTCCTGGGCCTGCGCGCCCGCCTGGCCAGCGGTGGCGACTGGCGTGCGGCGCTGGAAGAGGACTTCACCCTGCTGGCCGAGTCGCGGCCGACCGCGGTCAACCTGTTCTGGGCGCTGAACCGCATGCGCGACCGCCTGGAGCGTCTGAAGCCGGGCGAAGACCCGATGCCGGTACTGGAAGCAGAAGCCATCGCCATCCATGAAAGCGATCGCGAGGCCAACCTGACCATGGCCCAGCTGGGCGTGGAGCTGATCCGCAAGCAGCACAGCGGCCCGCAGAAGATCCTCACCCACTGCAACACCGGCGCCCTGGCCACCGGTGGCTTCGGCACCGCGCTGGGGGTGATCCGCGCTGCGCACCTGGAAGGCTTGATCGAGCGCGTCTACGCCGACGAAACCCGCCCCTGGCTGCAGGGCGCCCGTCTGACCGCCTGGGAGCTGGCCAACGAGAACGTGCCGGTCACCCTCAACGCAGACGCCGCCGCCGCGCACCTGATGAAGACCGAAAGCATCACCTGGGTCATAGTCGGGGCCGACCGCATCACCGCCAACGGCGACGTGGCCAACAAGATCGGCACCTACCAGTTGGCGGTCAACGCCATGCACCACGGGGTGCGCTTCATGGTGGTGGCGCCCAGTTCGACCATCGACATGAGCCTGGAAAGCGGCGAGGACATCCCGATCGAGGAGCGCGACGGCCGCGAACTGCTGGAAATCGGCGGCAAACGTGTCGCCGCCGAGGTCGATGCCTTCAATCCGGTGTTCGATGTGACTCCGGCGGACCTGATCGACGCCATCGTGACCGAGCGCGGCGTGGTCGAACGCCCGGACGCCGAGCGCATGGCCCAGCTGATGAGCCGCAAGCGCCTGCATTGA
- a CDS encoding TRZ/ATZ family hydrolase: protein MPTAKAPLDLLLLPTWIVPVEPAGIVLQGHGLGIRDGRIALLAPRAEALRHPATETRELPGMLLAPGLINAHGHAAMSLFRGLADDLALMTWLQEHIWPAEAKWVGEDFVRDGTELAIAEQLKGGITCFSDMYFHPQVACEAVHKAGVRAQISVPVLDFPVPGARDADEAIRQGLALRDDLKHHPRIKVAFGPHAPYTVSDDKLENILMLAEELDAGIHMHVHETAFEVQQALEKNGERPLARLHRLGLLGPRFQAVHMTQVNDEDLAMLVETNSSVVHCPESNLKLASGFCPVERLWQAGVNVAIGTDGAASNNDLDLLGETRTAALLAKAVAGQATALDAHRALRMATLNGARALGMEQEAGSLELGKSADLTAFDLSGLAQQPVYEPVSQLIYASGRDCVRHVWVGGKQLLEDGKLTRLDEERLIAVAGEWGRKIAGA from the coding sequence ATGCCCACCGCCAAAGCCCCGCTCGACCTGCTTCTGCTCCCCACCTGGATCGTCCCCGTGGAACCTGCCGGCATCGTCCTGCAGGGCCATGGCCTGGGCATCCGCGACGGCCGCATCGCCCTGCTCGCCCCGCGCGCCGAGGCCCTGCGCCATCCGGCCACGGAAACCCGCGAACTGCCGGGCATGCTGCTCGCCCCCGGCCTGATCAACGCCCACGGCCACGCAGCGATGAGCCTGTTCCGCGGCCTGGCGGATGACCTGGCGCTGATGACCTGGCTGCAGGAGCACATCTGGCCGGCCGAGGCCAAGTGGGTTGGCGAGGACTTCGTCCGCGACGGCACCGAACTGGCCATCGCCGAACAGCTCAAGGGCGGCATCACCTGCTTCTCCGACATGTACTTCCACCCGCAGGTGGCCTGCGAGGCGGTGCACAAGGCCGGCGTGCGCGCACAGATCAGCGTGCCGGTGCTGGACTTCCCGGTGCCCGGCGCCCGCGACGCCGACGAGGCAATCCGCCAGGGCCTGGCGCTGCGCGACGACCTCAAGCACCACCCGCGCATCAAGGTGGCCTTCGGCCCGCACGCGCCCTACACCGTCAGCGACGACAAGCTGGAAAACATCCTGATGCTCGCCGAGGAGCTGGACGCGGGCATCCACATGCACGTCCACGAGACCGCCTTCGAGGTCCAGCAGGCGCTGGAGAAGAACGGCGAGCGGCCGCTGGCCCGCCTGCACCGCCTCGGCCTGCTCGGCCCGCGTTTCCAGGCCGTGCACATGACCCAGGTGAACGACGAGGACCTGGCCATGCTGGTGGAAACCAACAGTTCGGTGGTGCACTGCCCCGAGTCCAACCTCAAGCTGGCCAGCGGTTTCTGTCCGGTGGAACGCCTGTGGCAGGCTGGCGTCAACGTCGCCATCGGCACCGACGGCGCAGCCAGCAACAACGACCTGGACCTGCTCGGCGAAACCCGCACCGCCGCCCTGCTGGCCAAGGCCGTGGCCGGCCAGGCCACCGCGCTGGACGCCCATCGCGCCCTACGCATGGCCACCCTGAACGGCGCCCGCGCCCTGGGCATGGAGCAGGAAGCCGGTAGCCTGGAACTGGGCAAGTCCGCCGACCTGACTGCCTTCGACCTCTCCGGCCTGGCCCAGCAGCCGGTCTACGAGCCGGTTTCCCAGCTGATCTATGCCAGCGGCCGCGACTGCGTGCGCCACGTCTGGGTCGGCGGCAAGCAATTGCTGGAAGACGGCAAACTCACCCGCCTGGACGAAGAGCGCCTGATCGCCGTCGCCGGCGAATGGGGTCGCAAGATCGCCGGCGCCTGA
- the ubiG gene encoding bifunctional 2-polyprenyl-6-hydroxyphenol methylase/3-demethylubiquinol 3-O-methyltransferase UbiG encodes MSNVDHAEIAKFEALAHRWWDRESEFKPLHDINPLRVNWIDERVSLAGKKVLDVGCGGGILSEAMAQRGATVTGIDMGEAPLAVAQLHQLESGVPVEYRRITAEELAEEMPEQFDVVTCLEMLEHVPDPASVIRACYKMVKPGGQVFFSTINRNPKAYLFAIVGAEYVMRLLPRGTHDFKKFIRPSELGAWSRDAGLAVKDIIGLTYNPLTKHYKLADDVDVNYMIQTLREE; translated from the coding sequence ATGAGCAACGTCGACCACGCCGAGATCGCCAAATTCGAGGCCCTCGCCCACCGCTGGTGGGACCGCGAAAGCGAGTTCAAGCCCCTGCACGACATCAACCCGCTGCGGGTCAACTGGATCGACGAGCGCGTCAGCCTCGCCGGCAAGAAGGTGCTCGACGTCGGCTGCGGCGGCGGCATTCTCAGCGAAGCCATGGCCCAGCGGGGCGCCACCGTCACCGGCATCGACATGGGCGAAGCCCCCCTGGCCGTCGCTCAGCTGCATCAGCTGGAATCCGGCGTGCCGGTGGAATACCGCCGCATCACCGCCGAAGAGCTGGCCGAGGAAATGCCCGAGCAGTTCGACGTGGTGACCTGCCTGGAGATGCTCGAACACGTGCCGGACCCGGCCTCGGTCATCCGCGCCTGCTACAAGATGGTCAAGCCCGGCGGCCAGGTGTTCTTCTCCACCATCAACCGCAATCCGAAGGCCTATCTGTTCGCCATCGTCGGCGCGGAATACGTGATGCGCCTGCTGCCACGCGGCACCCACGACTTCAAGAAGTTCATCCGCCCCTCCGAGCTGGGCGCCTGGTCGCGCGACGCCGGCCTTGCGGTCAAGGACATCATCGGCCTGACCTACAACCCGCTGACCAAGCACTACAAGCTGGCAGACGACGTCGACGTCAACTACATGATCCAGACCCTGCGCGAGGAGTGA
- the mupP gene encoding N-acetylmuramic acid 6-phosphate phosphatase MupP, with amino-acid sequence MNRMLKAVLFDMDGTLLDTAPDFIAVCQAMLKAHGRAPIDDKRIQDVVSGGARAMVAATFDMDPEAPGFETLRQEFLDRYQEHCAVFTRPYDGMPELLASIEQSRLIWGVVTNKPVRFAAPIMQQLGLAERSAVLVCPDHVKNSKPDPEMLLLACSQLKVDPSEVLFIGDDLRDIESGRAAGTKTAAVRYGYIHPDDNPAHWGADVIVNHPSELLAVLDRALCSC; translated from the coding sequence GTGAATCGCATGCTCAAAGCGGTTCTCTTCGACATGGACGGCACGCTGCTGGACACCGCGCCGGACTTCATCGCCGTCTGCCAGGCGATGCTCAAAGCCCATGGCCGCGCGCCGATCGACGACAAGCGCATCCAGGACGTGGTCTCCGGTGGCGCCCGCGCCATGGTCGCCGCGACCTTCGACATGGACCCGGAAGCTCCCGGCTTCGAGACCCTGCGCCAGGAGTTCCTCGACCGCTACCAGGAGCATTGCGCTGTCTTCACCCGCCCGTACGACGGCATGCCCGAGCTGCTGGCAAGCATCGAGCAGTCGCGGCTGATCTGGGGGGTGGTGACCAACAAGCCGGTGCGCTTCGCCGCGCCGATCATGCAGCAACTGGGGCTGGCCGAGCGCTCCGCCGTGCTGGTCTGCCCGGACCACGTGAAGAACAGCAAGCCGGACCCGGAAATGCTCCTGCTGGCCTGCAGCCAGCTGAAGGTCGATCCGTCGGAAGTGCTGTTCATCGGTGACGATTTGCGCGACATCGAGTCGGGCCGCGCCGCCGGGACCAAGACTGCAGCCGTGCGCTATGGCTACATCCACCCGGACGACAACCCCGCGCACTGGGGCGCCGACGTCATCGTCAACCACCCGAGCGAGCTGCTGGCCGTCCTCGACCGCGCCCTCTGCAGCTGCTGA
- a CDS encoding YciK family oxidoreductase, whose translation MFDYSARPDLLKGRVILVTGAGRGIGRAASLTFAAHGATVLLLGKTEDYLNEVYDEIVAAGHPEPVVIPLNLETTLPHQYDELAATIEKEFGKLDGLLHNASILGLRSPIEQISTDNFTRVMQVNVNAMFSLTHTLLPLLKLSEDASVIFTSSSVGRKGRAYWGAYAVSKFATEGLMQVLADECEDITRVRANSVNPGATRTAMRAHAYPGENAFNNPLPEEIMPVYLYLMGPDSKGVNGQAFNAQD comes from the coding sequence ATGTTCGACTATTCCGCCCGTCCCGACCTGCTCAAGGGCCGCGTGATCCTGGTGACCGGCGCCGGCCGCGGCATTGGCCGGGCCGCATCGCTCACCTTCGCCGCCCATGGCGCCACCGTGCTGCTGCTGGGCAAGACCGAGGACTACCTCAACGAGGTGTATGACGAGATCGTCGCCGCCGGCCATCCGGAACCGGTGGTGATCCCGCTGAACCTGGAAACCACCCTGCCGCACCAGTACGACGAGCTGGCGGCCACCATCGAGAAGGAGTTCGGCAAGCTCGACGGCCTGTTGCACAACGCCTCGATCCTCGGCCTGCGTTCGCCCATCGAGCAGATTTCCACCGACAACTTCACCCGCGTCATGCAGGTGAACGTCAACGCCATGTTCAGCCTGACCCACACCCTGCTGCCGCTGCTCAAGCTCTCCGAGGACGCCTCGGTGATCTTCACCTCCAGCAGCGTCGGCCGTAAGGGTCGTGCCTACTGGGGTGCCTACGCGGTGTCGAAGTTCGCCACCGAAGGCCTGATGCAGGTGCTGGCGGACGAATGCGAGGACATCACCCGCGTGCGCGCCAACAGCGTCAACCCCGGCGCCACCCGCACCGCCATGCGCGCCCACGCCTATCCGGGCGAGAACGCGTTCAACAACCCGCTGCCCGAAGAGATCATGCCGGTCTACCTGTACCTGATGGGCCCGGACAGCAAGGGCGTCAACGGCCAGGCCTTCAACGCCCAGGACTGA